The region CCAAGCGGTGAGCACCTCGATGCTGTGAGCCAAAGCCGGGCTCATGGCCTGCCTGACGATGGGGCGCAGGCTACCGCCATAGTCTTCCAACTCTTCAGGCTGGCAACCAATCAGCAGCACCTGCTGCGGGTAATGGCCGGTGAGCTGTGCCAGGCACAGCACTTCCTGAAAACCGGTCTGGTGCAGGCTCATCTTTTTGGCCCCCATGAATTTGGGAACTTCGTCGTTCTCAATCAGTTTCAAGGTTCCGGGTTGCAGACCGTAGTCAATCGCGTCAAAAATCAACAGCCGGGTGGCAGACTGGACGTTCTGGATCAGGTACAGGCCTTGTGTGCCGCCATCGATCAATTCCACATGGGGTGCAAACGTCCATTCACGCTGCAGGGCCTCAATACAACGCACACCGAAGCCCTCATCGGCCCACAAAACATTGCCGATGCCCAGCACCACAATGTGGTCTTCAGGCAGGGGGTGACCTGCAGAATCAGGGCTGTTGTTCATGGCCAATCGCTTCAATTCTTGAAGGTGCGGAAACCGGAGATCATGGTGCTGACAATACTTTGCCGCCCCATGATGTCTTCGCGAATCGCTGCATAGATGTGGAAAATGACAAACAGGACAATCGTCCACATGCCC is a window of Rhodoferax lithotrophicus DNA encoding:
- a CDS encoding HyaD/HybD family hydrogenase maturation endopeptidase, translated to MNNSPDSAGHPLPEDHIVVLGIGNVLWADEGFGVRCIEALQREWTFAPHVELIDGGTQGLYLIQNVQSATRLLIFDAIDYGLQPGTLKLIENDEVPKFMGAKKMSLHQTGFQEVLCLAQLTGHYPQQVLLIGCQPEELEDYGGSLRPIVRQAMSPALAHSIEVLTAWGAQPKRRAKPLPEEATLTGAMLTLERYERERPSAEHACRRGDDRFIPKGL